From Candidatus Manganitrophus morganii, the proteins below share one genomic window:
- a CDS encoding ABC transporter ATP-binding protein — translation MLAINDLRASYGAVTVLNGISLEVASGEVVALIGANGAGKTTTLMTISGILPNRSGSILFCGEEILGLPPHRIVEKGICHVPEGRRIFPRLSVLENLEMGGYLQTGPKQAEEDLEQIFTFFPILKERRFQRGGTLSGGEQQMLAIGRALMSRPKLLLLDEPSLGLSPLMAEKIFEMIREIRRQGKTILLVEQNAHAALTLADRGYVMETGQIVLSDPASKLLLNPRVQSTYLGSGSSL, via the coding sequence ATGCTCGCAATAAATGATCTGCGCGCTTCCTACGGCGCGGTGACGGTTTTGAATGGGATCTCCCTGGAGGTCGCATCGGGCGAGGTCGTCGCGCTCATCGGCGCGAACGGCGCCGGAAAGACGACCACCCTGATGACGATCTCGGGAATCCTACCGAACCGCTCAGGAAGCATTCTTTTTTGCGGGGAGGAGATCTTGGGTCTTCCCCCCCATCGGATTGTTGAGAAGGGAATCTGCCATGTCCCGGAAGGGCGGCGGATTTTTCCAAGGCTTTCGGTCTTAGAAAACCTGGAGATGGGAGGCTACCTTCAAACCGGCCCCAAGCAGGCCGAGGAAGATCTCGAGCAGATCTTCACCTTCTTTCCGATTTTAAAAGAGCGTCGATTTCAGCGGGGAGGAACCCTCAGCGGGGGGGAGCAGCAGATGCTGGCGATCGGCCGGGCGCTGATGTCGCGGCCCAAACTCCTCCTTCTGGATGAGCCCTCTCTCGGCCTCTCCCCCTTGATGGCCGAGAAGATTTTTGAGATGATTAGGGAGATTCGTCGGCAGGGGAAGACGATCCTTCTGGTAGAGCAGAACGCGCACGCGGCGCTGACATTGGCCGACCGCGGCTATGTGATGGAGACCGGCCAGATCGTCTTATCCGATCCGGCGTCGAAGCTCTTGCTGAACCCGCGAGTTCAGTCCACCTACTTGGGATCGGGATCTTCCCTCTAA
- a CDS encoding urease subunit gamma, with product MHLTPREQEKLLIYLAAQLAKERKGRGLKLNYPEAVALITSAVMEGIRDGKRVSELMEMGRKILSREDVMEGVPEMIKEIQVEGTFPDGTKLVTIHDPIP from the coding sequence ATGCATTTAACACCCCGGGAGCAGGAGAAGCTCCTGATCTACCTGGCGGCCCAATTGGCAAAGGAGCGGAAGGGACGCGGCCTCAAGCTCAATTACCCGGAGGCAGTGGCACTCATCACCTCGGCGGTGATGGAGGGGATTCGCGACGGAAAGCGCGTTTCGGAGCTGATGGAGATGGGGAGGAAGATTCTCTCGCGCGAGGACGTCATGGAAGGGGTGCCGGAAATGATCAAGGAGATCCAGGTGGAGGGGACCTTCCCCGACGGAACCAAGCTGGTGACGATTCACGATCCGATCCCGTGA
- the urtE gene encoding urea ABC transporter ATP-binding subunit UrtE, translating into MLEVQGLNVSYGDSQVLRGVHLNIPAGKVVCLMGRNGVGKTTLMKTIIGLLAPKGGRITLAGEEITKAPPYLRARRGIGYVPQGREIIPSLTVEENLLIGLEASGGKTIPAEVFDLFPVLKTMLGRRGGDLSGGQQQQLAIGRALVSGPRLLLLDEPTEGIQPSIIKEIVAVIRRIKGDGKMAILLVEQYLSLVREVADSFYVMEKGAIAAEGPVEKLTDEVVRRHLTV; encoded by the coding sequence ATGCTTGAGGTGCAGGGGCTCAACGTCTCTTACGGAGACAGCCAGGTGCTTCGGGGGGTTCATCTGAACATCCCGGCGGGGAAGGTTGTCTGTCTGATGGGTCGGAATGGAGTCGGGAAGACGACCTTGATGAAAACCATCATCGGCCTCCTCGCCCCCAAGGGGGGAAGAATCACGCTGGCTGGGGAGGAGATCACGAAGGCGCCCCCCTATTTGCGCGCCCGGCGCGGAATCGGTTATGTTCCCCAGGGCCGGGAGATCATTCCGAGCCTGACGGTCGAAGAAAATCTGTTGATCGGTCTGGAGGCGTCGGGCGGGAAAACGATCCCGGCGGAGGTTTTCGACCTCTTCCCCGTTCTGAAGACGATGCTCGGCCGGCGCGGCGGAGACCTCAGCGGCGGACAGCAGCAGCAACTCGCCATTGGCCGCGCGCTCGTCTCCGGCCCGCGGTTGCTTTTGCTCGACGAGCCGACCGAGGGGATTCAGCCGTCGATCATCAAGGAGATCGTGGCGGTGATCCGCCGGATCAAGGGGGATGGAAAGATGGCGATTCTTTTGGTCGAACAGTACCTCTCGTTGGTTCGTGAGGTGGCCGATTCATTTTACGTGATGGAGAAGGGGGCGATTGCGGCGGAAGGGCCGGTTGAAAAATTAACCGACGAGGTGGTCCGCCGGCATTTGACGGTGTAA
- a CDS encoding ABC transporter ATP-binding protein, whose product MSQQAFLEIEGLTKTFDGLKALEGVALSIEAGKVTSLIGPNGAGKTTFFNCITGLIPPTAGLIRFRGEPIGSLPPHEITRRGVARTFQNIRLFSEMTVLENVMVGRYPRSAPPLIGTFIGALLQNRHFRGKERRLREDGLQSLEFVGLADRHDLTARHLCYGDQRRLEIARALASEPGLILLDEPAAGMNPRETEALMVLIGRIRDQGITPFLIEHNMKMVMKISDRIFVLDHGVKIAEGTAQEIQGNTKVIEAYLGKAETGGEEQSKLP is encoded by the coding sequence ATGTCTCAACAGGCTTTTTTGGAAATAGAGGGGCTGACCAAAACCTTCGACGGGCTGAAGGCGCTCGAAGGGGTTGCGCTCTCGATCGAAGCGGGGAAGGTGACCAGCCTCATCGGGCCGAACGGCGCGGGGAAAACGACCTTTTTCAACTGTATTACCGGCCTGATCCCGCCGACCGCCGGCCTGATTCGGTTTCGAGGGGAGCCGATCGGTTCTCTCCCGCCGCACGAGATCACCCGTCGCGGGGTGGCGCGGACCTTCCAGAACATCCGGCTTTTTTCGGAGATGACGGTTCTTGAAAATGTCATGGTCGGCCGGTATCCGCGAAGCGCTCCCCCGCTGATCGGCACTTTTATCGGCGCGCTTTTGCAGAACCGGCACTTTCGAGGGAAAGAACGGCGGCTCCGCGAGGATGGGCTTCAATCGTTGGAATTTGTCGGCCTGGCCGACCGGCACGACCTCACGGCGCGCCATCTCTGTTACGGCGACCAGCGGCGCCTCGAGATCGCCCGGGCGCTGGCGTCGGAGCCGGGCCTGATCCTCTTGGACGAGCCGGCGGCCGGAATGAACCCCCGGGAGACCGAGGCCCTCATGGTCCTGATCGGCCGGATCCGCGATCAGGGAATTACCCCGTTTCTGATTGAGCACAACATGAAAATGGTGATGAAGATCTCCGACCGGATCTTCGTCCTCGACCATGGGGTGAAAATTGCCGAAGGAACGGCGCAGGAGATTCAAGGCAATACCAAGGTCATCGAGGCCTACCTGGGGAAGGCGGAGACGGGAGGTGAGGAGCAGTCGAAACTTCCCTGA
- the ureB gene encoding urease subunit beta translates to MIPGEYFIADGEIEANAGRRTIELIVTNTGDRPVQVGSHFHFFEANRSLSFDREAAFGMRLNIPSGGAVRFEPGEKKRIVLVELGGTRTVRGLNGLTDGPAGSAQKSAALKRLREKGFQEGRT, encoded by the coding sequence ATGATCCCGGGAGAATATTTCATCGCCGATGGCGAGATTGAGGCGAACGCAGGCCGGCGGACGATCGAGCTGATCGTCACGAACACCGGCGACCGGCCGGTCCAGGTCGGCTCCCACTTTCACTTCTTTGAAGCGAACCGATCGCTCTCTTTTGATCGGGAGGCCGCATTCGGGATGCGGTTAAATATCCCCTCCGGCGGCGCGGTCCGGTTCGAGCCGGGGGAGAAGAAGCGAATTGTCCTGGTAGAGCTCGGCGGAACCCGGACCGTCCGGGGTTTAAATGGCCTCACCGATGGACCGGCGGGATCGGCGCAGAAGAGCGCGGCGTTGAAGCGGCTTCGGGAAAAAGGATTTCAGGAGGGGAGAACGTAG
- the gcvT gene encoding glycine cleavage system aminomethyltransferase GcvT, whose amino-acid sequence MMKRTPLYERHVKSGAKIVPFAGWQMPLSYTGVTDEHQSVRTAAGLFDISHMGRFELSGKGAEAYLERLTPGPVHKMQRGSAQYSMLLNETGGILDDIYLYKRGVDKFFVIVNAANLDKDFKWMTSHLPAGVDLKDVSGETALLALQGPKSWEVLVQIIPFGKTEIALRNFIETELVPARGAKGIIARTGYTGEKGYELVVPAEAAETVWNALLEAGKAERIKPVGLGARDTLRLEMGYPLYGHDMDEKTSPIEADLERFIDFEKDFIGKEALIGQREKGAQRKLIGFELLTGGVPREGHTIYSDQKIIGKVASGNFSPSLRKGIGMGYVDPRYSEIGSEILIDIRGNATPAIIVKRPFYKKKK is encoded by the coding sequence ATGATGAAGAGAACTCCTCTCTATGAGAGACATGTAAAGTCAGGCGCGAAGATCGTCCCCTTTGCCGGGTGGCAGATGCCCCTTTCTTATACGGGCGTCACGGATGAGCATCAGTCGGTTCGGACGGCGGCGGGGCTCTTCGACATCAGCCATATGGGACGTTTCGAGCTCTCCGGCAAAGGGGCCGAAGCCTATCTGGAACGGCTGACCCCCGGCCCCGTCCACAAAATGCAGCGGGGAAGCGCCCAATATTCGATGCTCTTGAACGAGACCGGCGGCATCCTCGATGACATCTACCTCTATAAGCGGGGGGTCGATAAGTTTTTTGTGATCGTCAATGCGGCCAATCTGGACAAAGATTTCAAGTGGATGACGAGCCATCTTCCCGCCGGGGTCGATCTGAAGGATGTCAGCGGGGAGACGGCGCTGCTGGCCTTACAGGGCCCTAAATCGTGGGAGGTGCTGGTTCAGATCATTCCTTTCGGTAAAACCGAGATCGCCCTTCGAAACTTCATTGAAACCGAGCTGGTCCCGGCGCGCGGCGCCAAAGGAATCATCGCCCGGACCGGCTACACCGGGGAAAAGGGATATGAGCTGGTCGTCCCGGCGGAGGCCGCCGAAACGGTCTGGAATGCCCTGCTGGAGGCCGGCAAAGCGGAGCGGATCAAACCGGTCGGGCTCGGCGCGCGGGATACCTTGCGGCTTGAGATGGGCTATCCCCTCTACGGGCACGACATGGATGAGAAGACAAGCCCCATTGAGGCCGATCTGGAGCGTTTCATCGATTTTGAGAAAGATTTTATCGGAAAAGAGGCTTTGATCGGTCAACGGGAGAAGGGCGCTCAACGAAAGCTGATCGGCTTTGAACTTCTCACCGGGGGGGTCCCCCGGGAGGGCCATACGATCTATTCCGATCAGAAGATCATCGGCAAAGTCGCCTCGGGGAATTTCTCCCCCTCGCTGCGAAAGGGAATCGGCATGGGTTATGTCGATCCCCGCTACAGCGAGATCGGGAGCGAGATCCTGATCGACATCCGCGGAAACGCCACCCCGGCAATCATTGTCAAACGGCCTTTTTATAAAAAGAAGAAATAA
- the urtB gene encoding urea ABC transporter permease subunit UrtB, which yields MRLQIIVLVFIFLFGPLQSAWSEASPPAGGDKALLLQQIAGDDPEVQAAVLKELAEGGDPAILPLLTALHEGSLYRWTTAEGVRVVLVEMIESPEGERKGVLVDPLTGQRVGEGDGTDEGFEMISVGSPEGRRWLSAALDRIKLSDPSPEVRRSAATKIGNGSDLSAIDTLTRVLAGESDRWAKHAMEEAIGQLQLSDPDPKVRSEAAMRLGEIHSQQGLPKLKALLSEAPAEADPAVRGAMQAAVTQIERYQAREQFLGTLFSGISLGSILLLMGLGLAITFGLMGVINMAHGEMMMVGAYTTFVLQEIFRTRFPAGYHDLYFIAALPLSFLVAAVVGWLLEKGVIRFLYGKPLETLLATWGISMILQQAARWYFGDLTSVNAPTWIRGGVQATVGLVLPYNRIFIILLSIAGLVGISLLLSRTRWGLKIRAVTQNRDMSACLGISTRRVDGWTFALGAGLAGLAGCALSLVGNVDPEMGKTYIVDSFMVVVVGGVGKLAGTVVSAMGLGMLNKILEPMIGGTGGAIYAKIFLLAAIILFLQRKPSGLFPAKGRAAESA from the coding sequence ATGAGATTACAAATAATCGTTCTGGTCTTCATTTTTCTTTTTGGGCCGCTTCAGTCTGCTTGGTCGGAGGCGTCCCCTCCCGCCGGTGGAGATAAGGCGCTGCTCCTTCAGCAGATCGCCGGGGATGATCCGGAGGTTCAGGCGGCGGTGCTGAAGGAATTGGCCGAGGGGGGGGATCCGGCGATTCTTCCCCTTCTCACGGCGCTGCACGAGGGGAGCCTCTATCGATGGACGACCGCAGAAGGGGTCCGGGTGGTCCTTGTCGAGATGATCGAGTCGCCGGAGGGGGAGCGGAAAGGGGTTCTGGTCGATCCGCTCACCGGGCAGCGGGTCGGCGAGGGAGACGGAACCGACGAGGGATTTGAGATGATCTCGGTCGGATCGCCCGAGGGGCGGCGTTGGCTTTCGGCGGCGCTCGACCGGATCAAGCTTTCCGATCCCTCCCCGGAAGTACGGCGGTCGGCGGCGACCAAAATCGGAAACGGGTCGGATCTCTCCGCGATCGACACGCTGACCCGTGTCTTGGCCGGGGAGAGCGATCGATGGGCAAAACATGCGATGGAGGAAGCGATCGGACAGCTTCAGCTCTCCGATCCCGATCCGAAAGTCCGAAGCGAGGCGGCAATGAGGCTGGGGGAGATCCACAGCCAGCAGGGGCTCCCGAAATTGAAAGCGCTCCTTTCGGAAGCGCCGGCCGAAGCCGACCCCGCCGTGCGGGGGGCGATGCAGGCGGCGGTCACACAGATCGAGCGGTATCAGGCCCGAGAGCAATTTCTGGGAACGCTCTTCAGCGGGATCAGCCTCGGATCGATCCTGTTGTTGATGGGGCTTGGCCTGGCGATCACCTTTGGGCTGATGGGGGTGATCAACATGGCCCACGGCGAGATGATGATGGTGGGAGCTTATACGACCTTCGTCCTGCAGGAGATTTTCAGAACGCGCTTTCCGGCGGGGTATCACGATCTCTATTTTATCGCGGCGCTCCCGCTCTCTTTTCTTGTGGCCGCCGTGGTCGGGTGGCTTTTGGAGAAGGGGGTGATTCGGTTTCTCTACGGAAAGCCGCTCGAGACGCTGCTGGCGACCTGGGGGATCAGCATGATTCTGCAGCAGGCGGCGCGGTGGTATTTCGGCGATCTGACGAGTGTGAACGCGCCGACCTGGATTCGCGGCGGCGTTCAGGCGACGGTCGGTCTGGTTTTACCTTACAATCGGATCTTTATCATCCTCTTGAGCATCGCAGGGCTGGTCGGTATTTCTCTTCTCCTCTCGCGGACCCGCTGGGGGCTGAAGATCCGGGCGGTCACGCAAAACCGCGACATGAGCGCGTGCCTGGGGATCTCGACCCGCCGTGTCGATGGATGGACCTTTGCTTTGGGAGCGGGGCTGGCGGGGCTGGCAGGATGCGCCTTGAGCCTGGTGGGGAATGTCGATCCGGAGATGGGGAAAACCTATATCGTCGATTCGTTCATGGTGGTGGTCGTCGGCGGGGTCGGCAAGCTCGCCGGGACGGTGGTTTCGGCCATGGGACTCGGGATGTTGAATAAAATTCTGGAGCCGATGATCGGCGGAACCGGCGGGGCGATTTATGCCAAGATCTTTCTCCTCGCGGCCATCATCCTCTTTCTTCAACGAAAGCCCTCCGGTCTCTTCCCGGCCAAAGGCCGCGCGGCGGAGTCGGCATAA
- the urtA gene encoding urea ABC transporter substrate-binding protein has product MVGEKKSTEGVKTKRRYLKPTLFGLLVLLAVGVVGTFAARQVANAAGEEKGPIKIGILHSLSGTMAISEQSIKDIMMMGIEEINAKGGVLGRKIEPIVEDPASNWDLFAEKAKKLLVQDKVPVIFGCWTSVSRKSVLPVVEKNNGLLFYPVQYEGEECSRNIIYTGASVNQQAVPAVEYFLSKEGGEKKKFYLLGTDYVYPRTTNKILRAMLLKKGISEKDIMEEYTPFHHQDYQTIVAKIKRFCAGGKAAVINTVNGDSNVPLFKELANTGVKADECPVMSFSVAEDELRGLDTKPLVGHLAAWNYFQTVNTPQNKELVKKFKDFAKKNNLPGGASRVVDDPMFWGYNGLYLWKAAVEKAGSTDVDAVLKAYPGLEVQTAAGKIVADTRNHHTAKPVYIGRILANGQFEIIWQSKGLVTPEPWSEYTYPDRQCDWSKGGKGSFDMKGGQKVFLDPAAMPIEPM; this is encoded by the coding sequence ATGGTGGGAGAAAAAAAATCAACGGAAGGGGTCAAAACAAAACGGCGTTATCTGAAGCCGACATTATTCGGTCTTCTGGTTCTCTTGGCGGTGGGGGTCGTCGGGACCTTCGCTGCAAGGCAGGTGGCAAACGCGGCGGGCGAGGAGAAAGGGCCGATCAAGATCGGCATTCTCCATTCGCTCAGCGGAACGATGGCGATCAGCGAGCAGTCGATCAAAGACATCATGATGATGGGGATCGAGGAGATCAATGCCAAAGGGGGGGTGCTCGGACGGAAGATCGAGCCGATCGTGGAAGATCCCGCCTCCAACTGGGACCTCTTCGCCGAGAAGGCAAAGAAGCTTCTGGTTCAGGACAAGGTTCCGGTGATCTTCGGCTGCTGGACCTCGGTCAGCCGGAAGTCGGTGTTGCCGGTGGTCGAGAAAAACAACGGCCTTCTCTTCTATCCGGTGCAGTATGAAGGGGAAGAGTGCTCCCGGAACATCATCTACACCGGCGCGTCGGTCAACCAGCAGGCCGTTCCCGCCGTGGAATATTTCCTGAGCAAAGAGGGCGGAGAGAAGAAAAAATTCTACCTGCTCGGCACCGACTACGTTTATCCGCGGACCACGAACAAGATCCTCCGGGCGATGCTCCTGAAGAAAGGAATCTCCGAGAAGGACATCATGGAAGAGTACACCCCGTTCCATCACCAGGACTATCAAACGATCGTCGCCAAGATCAAACGGTTCTGCGCCGGCGGGAAAGCGGCGGTGATCAACACCGTCAACGGCGACTCCAACGTTCCCCTCTTTAAAGAGCTGGCGAACACCGGGGTAAAAGCGGACGAGTGTCCGGTCATGTCGTTCAGCGTGGCGGAAGATGAGCTGCGCGGCCTCGACACCAAACCATTGGTCGGCCATCTGGCGGCGTGGAACTATTTCCAAACGGTCAACACGCCGCAGAATAAGGAGCTGGTCAAGAAGTTCAAAGACTTCGCCAAAAAGAACAACCTCCCCGGCGGGGCGAGCCGTGTGGTGGATGATCCGATGTTCTGGGGGTATAACGGCCTCTATCTTTGGAAGGCGGCGGTCGAAAAGGCGGGAAGCACCGATGTCGATGCGGTGCTGAAGGCCTATCCCGGACTGGAGGTCCAAACGGCGGCGGGAAAAATCGTGGCCGATACGCGGAACCATCACACCGCGAAGCCGGTTTATATCGGTCGGATCTTGGCCAACGGCCAATTCGAGATCATCTGGCAGTCGAAAGGGCTCGTGACGCCGGAACCGTGGAGCGAGTATACCTATCCCGATCGCCAATGTGATTGGAGCAAGGGGGGCAAAGGGTCGTTCGACATGAAGGGGGGCCAGAAGGTCTTCCTCGATCCTGCGGCGATGCCGATCGAGCCGATGTAG
- a CDS encoding urease accessory protein UreD — MHGILDITFDCCGEKTVAREIRQQAPLRVIRPFYPEGEGPAHLYLLNATAGILEGDQLEISLRLEKGTHAVVTTPAATRVHPTPSGEARQRTTLSVGPGATLEYLAEPVLPYAGSAFHQETDIFLEEQATLFYADLLGPGRLGRGESFAYRLYENQLRIVDPEGVLVQERFRLVPSERPLEESGVMEGFSHLGTLYLFCPESARMRLLTAFRSVERVDLFWGATLLSRRGLAVRALAHDTPALHGFFLTSGTFFERRCWGDPSPPFENIDHS; from the coding sequence ATGCACGGAATTCTAGACATTACTTTTGATTGTTGTGGAGAGAAGACGGTGGCGCGGGAGATCCGCCAGCAGGCGCCGCTTCGGGTGATTCGGCCCTTTTATCCCGAAGGGGAGGGGCCGGCCCATCTCTATCTTCTCAACGCCACGGCGGGAATTCTGGAGGGGGACCAACTCGAGATCTCCCTCCGTCTGGAGAAGGGGACCCACGCCGTCGTGACGACACCGGCGGCGACGCGGGTCCATCCGACGCCGTCGGGGGAGGCCCGCCAGCGGACCACCCTCTCCGTCGGTCCCGGCGCCACCCTGGAATATCTGGCCGAGCCGGTTCTCCCCTATGCCGGATCGGCTTTTCATCAAGAGACCGATATTTTTCTGGAGGAGCAGGCCACCCTTTTTTACGCCGACCTCCTCGGTCCGGGAAGGCTCGGACGGGGGGAATCGTTTGCCTACCGGCTTTATGAGAATCAATTGCGGATTGTCGATCCGGAAGGGGTTCTGGTTCAAGAGCGATTTCGGCTGGTTCCTTCCGAACGCCCGTTGGAGGAGAGCGGGGTGATGGAAGGCTTCAGTCATCTCGGCACCCTTTATCTCTTCTGCCCGGAGTCGGCCCGGATGAGGCTTCTTACGGCTTTCCGATCGGTCGAACGGGTCGATCTCTTCTGGGGGGCGACACTCCTTTCCCGCCGGGGTCTGGCGGTCCGGGCGCTGGCCCACGACACCCCGGCCCTTCACGGTTTTTTTTTAACCTCTGGGACCTTTTTCGAAAGGAGGTGCTGGGGAGATCCCTCCCCCCCGTTCGAAAATATTGACCATTCTTAA
- the urtC gene encoding urea ABC transporter permease subunit UrtC produces MSIDLKKGEIGLLATALVLGVIFPILNLFPAGSALHLPDFYLTLLGKYLSLAILAIGMDLLWGYAGILSLCQAVFFGLGGYAIGMYLMLEIGSEQSKYGEAIPDFMVWNQVAELPWFWKPFEHFGFAMIGVILIPALFGGIFGYLTFRSRIKGVYVSILTQALAFAAWLLFNRNEMNLGGTNGLTDFKTLLGFSLHDPATQRGLYIATVVFLIGAYLLCRSIVDSKLGKVLRAIRDNERRLHFCGFSTTGFKVFVFSVSAVLAGVAGALYVPQVGIITPSQMGVLPSLEVVVWVALGGRGTLIGAALGAVVVNGLRTYLTTKVPQLWPFLLGGLFVAGVLFFPNGLVGLPAQIQQWVKRRFGRVKSASGMGEGLSSNGQPKEIDRSRKDVPVDVAVIEEKATASPRETIIYLEAVTVSFEGFLALRDLNFMMERGELRFVIGPNGAGKTTLLDVISGKVKPAKGRVIFEAGTDLLPLREHQIANRGIGRKFQTPTAFPHHTVFDNLALALRGKKGVIPSLFGRRGREERERIEAILQWIGLAEHAERFAGTLAHGQRQWLEIGMVMAQEPELLLIDEPVAGMTGKEREETGLLLEGIAREHSVLVIEHDMEFVRHFAKKVTVLHEGTVLCEGPMLQVQNDPRVVEVYLGREQEAHA; encoded by the coding sequence ATGTCGATCGATCTGAAGAAAGGAGAGATCGGGCTGCTTGCAACGGCCCTCGTCCTGGGGGTGATCTTTCCGATCCTCAACCTGTTTCCGGCCGGCTCCGCGCTCCATCTTCCCGACTTTTATCTAACCCTTCTTGGGAAATATCTCTCGCTGGCGATCCTGGCGATCGGCATGGACCTGCTCTGGGGTTATGCCGGGATCTTAAGCCTCTGCCAGGCGGTCTTTTTTGGCCTCGGCGGATATGCCATCGGGATGTATCTGATGCTGGAGATCGGGTCGGAGCAGAGTAAATACGGCGAGGCGATTCCCGATTTCATGGTCTGGAACCAGGTGGCGGAGCTCCCCTGGTTCTGGAAGCCGTTCGAGCATTTCGGATTCGCGATGATCGGAGTGATCTTGATCCCGGCCCTCTTCGGGGGGATCTTCGGCTATCTCACCTTCCGCAGCCGGATCAAAGGGGTCTATGTCTCCATCCTGACGCAGGCGCTTGCTTTCGCCGCCTGGCTCCTCTTCAATCGAAACGAAATGAACCTCGGCGGAACGAACGGCCTCACCGATTTCAAGACCCTCCTCGGGTTTTCCCTCCACGATCCGGCGACGCAGCGGGGACTCTACATCGCAACGGTCGTTTTCCTCATCGGGGCCTATCTTCTCTGCCGGTCGATCGTCGACTCCAAGCTGGGGAAGGTCCTTCGTGCGATCCGGGACAACGAGCGCCGCCTTCATTTTTGCGGCTTCTCCACGACCGGATTCAAGGTTTTCGTCTTTTCCGTCTCGGCCGTTTTGGCGGGGGTGGCCGGCGCTTTGTATGTGCCGCAAGTCGGGATCATCACCCCCAGCCAGATGGGGGTTCTCCCCTCGCTGGAGGTGGTCGTCTGGGTCGCGCTCGGAGGGCGCGGGACGTTGATCGGCGCGGCCCTCGGCGCCGTCGTCGTCAACGGCCTGCGGACCTATCTGACGACCAAAGTCCCGCAGCTCTGGCCCTTTCTCCTCGGCGGGCTTTTTGTCGCAGGGGTCCTCTTTTTTCCGAACGGATTGGTCGGATTGCCGGCTCAGATCCAACAGTGGGTAAAACGAAGGTTCGGAAGAGTGAAATCTGCAAGCGGGATGGGGGAGGGACTTTCCTCGAACGGCCAGCCAAAAGAAATTGATCGAAGCAGGAAAGATGTTCCGGTCGATGTCGCCGTCATTGAAGAAAAAGCAACGGCTTCTCCGAGGGAGACGATCATCTATCTGGAGGCGGTGACGGTCAGCTTCGAGGGGTTCTTGGCGCTGCGCGATCTAAATTTTATGATGGAGCGGGGAGAGCTCCGGTTCGTCATCGGTCCGAACGGGGCCGGGAAGACGACCCTGCTGGACGTGATCTCCGGGAAGGTCAAGCCGGCGAAGGGCCGGGTCATCTTCGAAGCGGGGACCGATCTTCTCCCGTTGAGAGAGCACCAGATCGCCAACCGGGGGATCGGCCGAAAATTTCAAACCCCGACCGCGTTCCCGCACCATACCGTCTTCGATAATCTCGCCCTCGCGCTGAGGGGGAAGAAGGGGGTGATCCCGTCTCTCTTCGGACGGCGGGGACGGGAGGAGCGCGAGCGGATCGAGGCGATCCTCCAATGGATCGGGCTGGCGGAGCATGCCGAGCGGTTCGCCGGCACCCTCGCCCACGGCCAGCGGCAGTGGCTGGAGATCGGGATGGTGATGGCGCAGGAGCCGGAGCTTCTTTTAATCGATGAGCCGGTGGCGGGGATGACCGGAAAAGAGCGGGAGGAGACCGGCTTGCTTTTAGAGGGAATTGCCCGGGAGCATTCGGTGTTGGTGATCGAACATGACATGGAGTTCGTCCGCCATTTCGCGAAAAAGGTGACTGTCCTCCATGAAGGAACGGTCCTCTGCGAGGGGCCGATGTTGCAGGTCCAGAACGATCCGCGGGTGGTCGAGGTTTATCTCGGACGGGAGCAGGAGGCCCATGCTTGA